A genomic window from Scophthalmus maximus strain ysfricsl-2021 chromosome 17, ASM2237912v1, whole genome shotgun sequence includes:
- the grap2a gene encoding GRB2-related adapter protein 2a isoform X2 — protein MEARGKYDFAATTDDELSFRKGDILKILSPENDWFKAEMNGHEGFVPQNYLDMQTPRWFQENASRNAAEEILRHKDVGDFVIRGSQSSPGDFSISVKHETDVQHFKVLKDNKGQYFLWSEKFTSLNKLVEFYKTTSISKTREIYLNDGSSASRNVSTAQSVKRGSLPEQHHSAAALAATPRRASDQPHSQLAKRVGLEDRAHTIGHTGRNSPVSAFPPRRTSETMPLPQRPPEVQVKALYNFTAEEDDELGFCAGDVIEVLDRSDASWWKGRLRGKSGLFPANYTTTQL, from the exons ATGGAAGCGAGAGGAAAGTACGATTTCGCTGCAACGACAGACGACGAGCTCAGCTTCAGAAAGGGCGACATACTGAAG ATTTTGAGCCCAGAAAATGATTGGTTTAAAGCGGAGATGAACGGACATGAAGGATTCGTACCACAAAACTACCTTGACATGCAGACTCCAAG ATGGTTCCAGGAGAACGCCAGTCGCAACGCAGCCGAGGAGATCCTGAGGCACAAGGATGTCGGAGACTTTGTCATTCGAGGGTCCCAGAGCTCCCCGGGCGATTTCTCCATCTCCGTCAA aCATGAGACCGACGTTCAGCACTTCAAAGTGTTGAAGGACAACAAAGGCCAGTACTTCCTGTGGTCGGAGAAGTTCACCTCCTTGAACAAGCTGGTGGAGTTCTACAAGACCACCTCCATCTCCAAGACCAGAGAGATCTACCTCAACGACGGCAGCTCGGCCAGCAGGAACGTCTCCACGGCCCAGTCG GTGAAGAGGGGAAGTTTGCCTGAGCAACATCACTCAGCTGCAGCGTTGGCTGCTACACCGCGCAGAGCGTCAGACCAGCCTCACAGCCAGCTG GCGAAGCGAGTTGGTCTGGAGGATCGAGCTCACACCATCGGTCACACAGGAAGAAACAGCCCCGTCAGCGCCTTCCCTCCCCGTCGCACATCTGAGACCATGCCTCTGCCTCAG CGGCCGCCCGAGGTGCAGGTGAAGGCTCTGTACAACTTCACCGCCGAGGAAGACGATGAACTGGGTTTCTGCGCCGGCGACGTCATCGAGGTGCTGGATCGCTCGGACGCGTCTTGGTGGAAGGGGAGGCTGCGGGGGAAGAGCGGGCTGTTTCCTGCCAACTACACGACAACACAGCTGTGA
- the grap2a gene encoding GRB2-related adapter protein 2a isoform X1, with protein MEARGKYDFAATTDDELSFRKGDILKILSPENDWFKAEMNGHEGFVPQNYLDMQTPRWFQENASRNAAEEILRHKDVGDFVIRGSQSSPGDFSISVKHETDVQHFKVLKDNKGQYFLWSEKFTSLNKLVEFYKTTSISKTREIYLNDGSSASRNVSTAQSVRDLPAVRSFDLLLNIAQAGFLHVARRPDHSSLFREVKRGSLPEQHHSAAALAATPRRASDQPHSQLAKRVGLEDRAHTIGHTGRNSPVSAFPPRRTSETMPLPQRPPEVQVKALYNFTAEEDDELGFCAGDVIEVLDRSDASWWKGRLRGKSGLFPANYTTTQL; from the exons ATGGAAGCGAGAGGAAAGTACGATTTCGCTGCAACGACAGACGACGAGCTCAGCTTCAGAAAGGGCGACATACTGAAG ATTTTGAGCCCAGAAAATGATTGGTTTAAAGCGGAGATGAACGGACATGAAGGATTCGTACCACAAAACTACCTTGACATGCAGACTCCAAG ATGGTTCCAGGAGAACGCCAGTCGCAACGCAGCCGAGGAGATCCTGAGGCACAAGGATGTCGGAGACTTTGTCATTCGAGGGTCCCAGAGCTCCCCGGGCGATTTCTCCATCTCCGTCAA aCATGAGACCGACGTTCAGCACTTCAAAGTGTTGAAGGACAACAAAGGCCAGTACTTCCTGTGGTCGGAGAAGTTCACCTCCTTGAACAAGCTGGTGGAGTTCTACAAGACCACCTCCATCTCCAAGACCAGAGAGATCTACCTCAACGACGGCAGCTCGGCCAGCAGGAACGTCTCCACGGCCCAGTCGGTACGAGACCTTCCGGCTGTCCGGAGCTTCGATTTGCTGTTGAACATTGCTCAAGCTGGATTTCTTCACGTCGCCAGAAGACCAGACCACAGTAGCTTGTTCAGAGAA GTGAAGAGGGGAAGTTTGCCTGAGCAACATCACTCAGCTGCAGCGTTGGCTGCTACACCGCGCAGAGCGTCAGACCAGCCTCACAGCCAGCTG GCGAAGCGAGTTGGTCTGGAGGATCGAGCTCACACCATCGGTCACACAGGAAGAAACAGCCCCGTCAGCGCCTTCCCTCCCCGTCGCACATCTGAGACCATGCCTCTGCCTCAG CGGCCGCCCGAGGTGCAGGTGAAGGCTCTGTACAACTTCACCGCCGAGGAAGACGATGAACTGGGTTTCTGCGCCGGCGACGTCATCGAGGTGCTGGATCGCTCGGACGCGTCTTGGTGGAAGGGGAGGCTGCGGGGGAAGAGCGGGCTGTTTCCTGCCAACTACACGACAACACAGCTGTGA
- the grap2a gene encoding GRB2-related adapter protein 2a isoform X3 produces MEARGKYDFAATTDDELSFRKGDILKILSPENDWFKAEMNGHEGFVPQNYLDMQTPRWFQENASRNAAEEILRHKDVGDFVIRGSQSSPGDFSISVKHETDVQHFKVLKDNKGQYFLWSEKFTSLNKLVEFYKTTSISKTREIYLNDGSSASRNVSTAQSVRDLPAVRSFDLLLNIAQAGFLHVARRPDHSSLFREVKRGSLPEQHHSAAALAATPRRASDQPHSQLAKRVGLEDRAHTIGHTGRNSPVSAFPPRRTSETMPLPQVGLQPSSKSPSANYQ; encoded by the exons ATGGAAGCGAGAGGAAAGTACGATTTCGCTGCAACGACAGACGACGAGCTCAGCTTCAGAAAGGGCGACATACTGAAG ATTTTGAGCCCAGAAAATGATTGGTTTAAAGCGGAGATGAACGGACATGAAGGATTCGTACCACAAAACTACCTTGACATGCAGACTCCAAG ATGGTTCCAGGAGAACGCCAGTCGCAACGCAGCCGAGGAGATCCTGAGGCACAAGGATGTCGGAGACTTTGTCATTCGAGGGTCCCAGAGCTCCCCGGGCGATTTCTCCATCTCCGTCAA aCATGAGACCGACGTTCAGCACTTCAAAGTGTTGAAGGACAACAAAGGCCAGTACTTCCTGTGGTCGGAGAAGTTCACCTCCTTGAACAAGCTGGTGGAGTTCTACAAGACCACCTCCATCTCCAAGACCAGAGAGATCTACCTCAACGACGGCAGCTCGGCCAGCAGGAACGTCTCCACGGCCCAGTCGGTACGAGACCTTCCGGCTGTCCGGAGCTTCGATTTGCTGTTGAACATTGCTCAAGCTGGATTTCTTCACGTCGCCAGAAGACCAGACCACAGTAGCTTGTTCAGAGAA GTGAAGAGGGGAAGTTTGCCTGAGCAACATCACTCAGCTGCAGCGTTGGCTGCTACACCGCGCAGAGCGTCAGACCAGCCTCACAGCCAGCTG GCGAAGCGAGTTGGTCTGGAGGATCGAGCTCACACCATCGGTCACACAGGAAGAAACAGCCCCGTCAGCGCCTTCCCTCCCCGTCGCACATCTGAGACCATGCCTCTGCCTCAGGTCGGCCTGCAGCCCTCTTCAAAATCTCCATCTGCAAATTATCAATAA
- the fam83fa gene encoding protein FAM83F, translating into MAESQLLCLDDEHVNEKVPESRPEFYYSEEQRAALEQLLRGGDGAFKMRLREDNAKDFLSAREVQCVRKTFREYDAAGDPEAAERDRAKEASSADSGVHSTYWPEMSDTEVPSLDIGWPGGGGGLYRGVTRVSVFTHPPKEPGPHIREVVRRLVQEAHKVVAIVMDLLTDLQILQDLLDASSRRGVAVYAVLEAKGVPHFLDMCARLQINAVHLRNLRVRMVTGAGLALSFGKLPGSLCSKYMLVDGDKVMFGSYSFTWSSSRIDRNTITVMSGQIVDFFDNDFRELYAVSEQVDLYGEFNITKPPIATPVRKVEKVPHLPVSTSRFQISVDDSRRIDMKGPAHKYHNPKYSLVFGNRMGLTGSLQDLSTPGDSLVGLNQRNGLQSSFLHAGSNGTDAVDRVSPKSPCSPTEEEGEDGKGGAKKNPSPVTKKTRSSFRHFLKGRGANQSTETIEEGVVTPQTPSPAWKVSNTNGIGGHELEDSFEVIERPGPLKSKTKNPSKLIQRSLSLQTINTGDDDDGLKSRRRHQKKNCIQS; encoded by the exons ATGGCGGAGTCTCAGCTGCTCTGCCTGGACGACGAGCACGTGAACGAGAAGGTGCCGGAGTCCAGGCCCGAGTTCTACTACAGCGAGGAGCAGCGCGCCGcgctggagcagctgctgcgcGGCGGCGACGGCGCCTTCAAGATGCGCCTGCGCGAGGACAACGCCAAGGACTTCCTGTCCGCACGCGAGGTGCAGTGCGTCCGCAAGACCTTCCGCGAGTACGACGCGGCCGGCGACCCCGAGGCGGCGGAGCGCGACAGGGCCAAGGAGGCGTCGAGCGCGGACTCCGGGGTCCACTCCACCTACTGGCCCGAGATGTCCGACACCGAGGTGCCGTCGCTGGACATCGGCTggcccggcggcggcggcggcctgtACAGGGGGGTGACCCGCGTGTCCGTGTTCACCCACCCGCCCAAAGAGCCAGGGCCGCACATCAGGGAGGTGGTGAGGAGGCTGGTGCAGGAGGCGCACAAG GTGGTGGCCATCGTCATGGACCTGCTGACGGACCTGCAGATCCTCCAGGACCTGCTGGATGCCTCGTCGCGGCGCGGGGTGGCCGTCTACGCCGTGCTGGAGGCCAAGGGAGTGCCCCACTTCCTGGACATGTGCGCTCGGCTGCAGATCAACGCGGTGCATCTGCGG aaCCTCCGTGTGCGGATGGTGACGGGTGCGGGACTCGCCCTGTCCTTCGGaaaactgcccggctccttGTGCTCCAAGTACATGCTGGTGGACGGAGACAAAGTTATGTTTGGGTCTTACAG CTTCACCTGGAGTTCCTCTCGGATCGACAGGAACACGATCACAGTGATGTCGGGACAAATTGTGGACTTCTTCGATAACGACTTCAGGGAGCTGTACGCCGTGTCGGAGCAGGTGGACCTCTACGGAGAGTTCAACATCACCAAGCCGCCGATCGCGACGCCCGTCAGGAAGGTGGAGAAAGTCCCACATCTGCCCGTCTCCACGTCTCGCTTTCAGATATCGGTCGACGACTCCAGGCGGATCGACATGAAGGGGCCGGCTCATAAATACCACAACCCCAAGTACTCTCTGGTCTTCGGGAACAGGATGGGCCTCACGGGTTCCCTACAAGACCTCTCGACGCCGGGCGACTCGCTGGTCGGCCTGAACCAGAGGAACGGCCTGCAGAGCAGCTTCCTTCACGCCGGCAGCAACGGCACGGACGCGGTGGACCGAGTCTCACCGAAGAGTCCCTGCTCAcccacggaggaggagggggaggatggaaaGGGAGGCGCGAAGAAGAACCCGTCGCCTGTCACGAAAAAAACGCGCAGCTCCTTCAGGCACTTCTTAAAAGGCAGgggagccaatcagagcacagagACTATAGAGGAGGGCGTGGTCACTCCCCAGACCCCCTCGCCCGCCTGGAAGGTGTCCAACACCAACGGCATCGGAGGACACGAGCTGGAGGACTCCTTCGAGGTCATTGAGAGACCGGGACCGCTGAAATCCAAAACCAAGAACCCGTCCAAGCTCATCCAGAGGAGCTTGTCTCTGCAGACCATCAACACgggagacgacgacgacg GACTGAAGAGTCGGCGGCGGCACCAGAAGAAGAACTGCATCCAGTCCTGA
- the cyth4a gene encoding cytohesin-3 isoform X2, translating into MAIRRKDSFLWGKAPPSPPPAERRSTGTIRIHKSELLDDIQKLRLEIDHFIPQIQSPKLMEHKKSVGRNRRFLRGKKKFNMDPKTGFHYLVEHELLQWRAASVAEFLYKEEGLNKTAIGSFLGGRDQMPLETLKAFVALHEFSDLNLVQALRQFLWSFRLPGEAQKIDRMMEAFATRYCDCNPGVFQSTDTCYILSFSVIMLNTSLHNPNVKDKPSLQRFVTMNRGINHGDDLPAELLTKLYASIRSEPFKIPEDDGNDLTLTFFNPDREGWLLKMGGRVKTWKRRWFILTDSCLYYFKYTTDKDPIGIIPLENLCVRKLQDSSKQFCLELYNPKGQTIKACKTEHKGRVVQGKHQSYKLSAASADERDDWMDAIRTSVTKDPFYDLVSLRKRKVIGNTSSSD; encoded by the exons ATGGCCATACGCAGGAAAGACAGCTTCCTCTGGGGGAAAG CTCCACCGAGTCCCCCCCCGGCCGAGAGGAGGTCCACTGGAACCATCAGGATTCACAAGTCGGAGCTGCTGGACGACATTCAG AAGCTGCGGCTGGAGATCGATCACTTCATCCCACAGATCCAGAGCCCTAAGCTGATGGAGCACAA GAAAAGTGTCGGGAGGAACAGAAGATTCCTGCGCGGGAAGAAGAAGTTCAACATGGACCCTAAGACG ggttTCCACTACCTGGTTGAACATGAGCTGCTGCAATGGCGAGCGGCGTCCGTGGCCGAGTTTCTCTACAAAGAGGAGGGACTGAACAAGACCGCCATCGGAAGCTTCCTGGGAGGGAG GGACCAGATGCCTCTGGAGACGCTGAAGGCCTTCGTGGCTCTGCACGAGTTCTCAGACCTGAATCTGGTGCAGGCGCTCAG GCAGTTTCTGTGGAGCTTCCGTCTCCCGGGAGAAGCCCAGAAGATCGACAGGATGATGGAGGCGTTCGCAACTCGCTACTGCGACTGTAACCCGGGGGTCTTCCAGTCCACAG acaccTGCTACATCCTGTCGTTCTCCGTCATCATGCTCAACACGAGCCTCCACAACCCCAACGTGAAGGACAAACCCAGTCTGCAGAGATTCGTGACCATGAACCGAGGCATCAACCACGGGGACGACCTGCCGGCCGAGCTGCTCACG AAACTGTACGCGAGTATCCGCAGCGAGCCGTTTAAAATCCCCGAGGACGACGGGAACGACCTCACGCTGACGTTCTTCAACCCCGACAGGGAGGGCTGGCTCCTGAAGATGg GCGGGCGTGTTAAAACCTGGAAGAGGAGGTGGTTCATCTTGACAGACAGCTGCCTGTACTACTTCAAATACACCACA GACAAAGATCCGATCGGGATCATCCCCCTGGAGAACCTGTGCGTCCGGAAGCTGCAGGACTCGAGCAAACAG TTCTGTCTGGAGCTGTACAACCCCAAGGGGCAGACGATCAAGGCCTGCAAGACGGAGCACAAGGGCCGCGTGGTGCAGGGGAAACACCAGTCCTACAAGCTGAGCGCCGCCAGCGCAGACGAGCGCGACGACTGGATGGACGCCATCAG GACGAGCGTCACCAAGGACCCGTTCTATGACCTGGTGTCTCTACGCAAGAGGAAGGTCATCGGCAACACTTCCTCCTCGGACTGA
- the cyth4a gene encoding cytohesin-3 isoform X1, with protein sequence MAIRRKDSFLWGKAPPSPPPAERRSTGTIRIHKSELLDDIQVKLRLEIDHFIPQIQSPKLMEHKKSVGRNRRFLRGKKKFNMDPKTGFHYLVEHELLQWRAASVAEFLYKEEGLNKTAIGSFLGGRDQMPLETLKAFVALHEFSDLNLVQALRQFLWSFRLPGEAQKIDRMMEAFATRYCDCNPGVFQSTDTCYILSFSVIMLNTSLHNPNVKDKPSLQRFVTMNRGINHGDDLPAELLTKLYASIRSEPFKIPEDDGNDLTLTFFNPDREGWLLKMGGRVKTWKRRWFILTDSCLYYFKYTTDKDPIGIIPLENLCVRKLQDSSKQFCLELYNPKGQTIKACKTEHKGRVVQGKHQSYKLSAASADERDDWMDAIRTSVTKDPFYDLVSLRKRKVIGNTSSSD encoded by the exons ATGGCCATACGCAGGAAAGACAGCTTCCTCTGGGGGAAAG CTCCACCGAGTCCCCCCCCGGCCGAGAGGAGGTCCACTGGAACCATCAGGATTCACAAGTCGGAGCTGCTGGACGACATTCAGGTG AAGCTGCGGCTGGAGATCGATCACTTCATCCCACAGATCCAGAGCCCTAAGCTGATGGAGCACAA GAAAAGTGTCGGGAGGAACAGAAGATTCCTGCGCGGGAAGAAGAAGTTCAACATGGACCCTAAGACG ggttTCCACTACCTGGTTGAACATGAGCTGCTGCAATGGCGAGCGGCGTCCGTGGCCGAGTTTCTCTACAAAGAGGAGGGACTGAACAAGACCGCCATCGGAAGCTTCCTGGGAGGGAG GGACCAGATGCCTCTGGAGACGCTGAAGGCCTTCGTGGCTCTGCACGAGTTCTCAGACCTGAATCTGGTGCAGGCGCTCAG GCAGTTTCTGTGGAGCTTCCGTCTCCCGGGAGAAGCCCAGAAGATCGACAGGATGATGGAGGCGTTCGCAACTCGCTACTGCGACTGTAACCCGGGGGTCTTCCAGTCCACAG acaccTGCTACATCCTGTCGTTCTCCGTCATCATGCTCAACACGAGCCTCCACAACCCCAACGTGAAGGACAAACCCAGTCTGCAGAGATTCGTGACCATGAACCGAGGCATCAACCACGGGGACGACCTGCCGGCCGAGCTGCTCACG AAACTGTACGCGAGTATCCGCAGCGAGCCGTTTAAAATCCCCGAGGACGACGGGAACGACCTCACGCTGACGTTCTTCAACCCCGACAGGGAGGGCTGGCTCCTGAAGATGg GCGGGCGTGTTAAAACCTGGAAGAGGAGGTGGTTCATCTTGACAGACAGCTGCCTGTACTACTTCAAATACACCACA GACAAAGATCCGATCGGGATCATCCCCCTGGAGAACCTGTGCGTCCGGAAGCTGCAGGACTCGAGCAAACAG TTCTGTCTGGAGCTGTACAACCCCAAGGGGCAGACGATCAAGGCCTGCAAGACGGAGCACAAGGGCCGCGTGGTGCAGGGGAAACACCAGTCCTACAAGCTGAGCGCCGCCAGCGCAGACGAGCGCGACGACTGGATGGACGCCATCAG GACGAGCGTCACCAAGGACCCGTTCTATGACCTGGTGTCTCTACGCAAGAGGAAGGTCATCGGCAACACTTCCTCCTCGGACTGA
- the cyth4a gene encoding cytohesin-4 isoform X3, whose protein sequence is MPLETLKAFVALHEFSDLNLVQALRQFLWSFRLPGEAQKIDRMMEAFATRYCDCNPGVFQSTDTCYILSFSVIMLNTSLHNPNVKDKPSLQRFVTMNRGINHGDDLPAELLTKLYASIRSEPFKIPEDDGNDLTLTFFNPDREGWLLKMGGRVKTWKRRWFILTDSCLYYFKYTTDKDPIGIIPLENLCVRKLQDSSKQFCLELYNPKGQTIKACKTEHKGRVVQGKHQSYKLSAASADERDDWMDAIRTSVTKDPFYDLVSLRKRKVIGNTSSSD, encoded by the exons ATGCCTCTGGAGACGCTGAAGGCCTTCGTGGCTCTGCACGAGTTCTCAGACCTGAATCTGGTGCAGGCGCTCAG GCAGTTTCTGTGGAGCTTCCGTCTCCCGGGAGAAGCCCAGAAGATCGACAGGATGATGGAGGCGTTCGCAACTCGCTACTGCGACTGTAACCCGGGGGTCTTCCAGTCCACAG acaccTGCTACATCCTGTCGTTCTCCGTCATCATGCTCAACACGAGCCTCCACAACCCCAACGTGAAGGACAAACCCAGTCTGCAGAGATTCGTGACCATGAACCGAGGCATCAACCACGGGGACGACCTGCCGGCCGAGCTGCTCACG AAACTGTACGCGAGTATCCGCAGCGAGCCGTTTAAAATCCCCGAGGACGACGGGAACGACCTCACGCTGACGTTCTTCAACCCCGACAGGGAGGGCTGGCTCCTGAAGATGg GCGGGCGTGTTAAAACCTGGAAGAGGAGGTGGTTCATCTTGACAGACAGCTGCCTGTACTACTTCAAATACACCACA GACAAAGATCCGATCGGGATCATCCCCCTGGAGAACCTGTGCGTCCGGAAGCTGCAGGACTCGAGCAAACAG TTCTGTCTGGAGCTGTACAACCCCAAGGGGCAGACGATCAAGGCCTGCAAGACGGAGCACAAGGGCCGCGTGGTGCAGGGGAAACACCAGTCCTACAAGCTGAGCGCCGCCAGCGCAGACGAGCGCGACGACTGGATGGACGCCATCAG GACGAGCGTCACCAAGGACCCGTTCTATGACCTGGTGTCTCTACGCAAGAGGAAGGTCATCGGCAACACTTCCTCCTCGGACTGA